A stretch of DNA from Salvelinus sp. IW2-2015 linkage group LG20, ASM291031v2, whole genome shotgun sequence:
GGCGAGAAGATACATCCTCTCGGTTTTCTGTGTTGATCATAAATGTGCACGTGTTGTATGATATGAATCATGGAATAAAAATACCGCCATCAACAACTGTTTATCTTGATCGTTTTTATTTAAAGGYAAAGCCGATTTTGCAATGTAAACAACTGTGTGGCGAAAACAGCCAGGCAGTTTCTTTCTCACTCCAATGATTGGCATTTTACCATTCAAACAATTAAACCTGATCTAGGATAACTTTTAAAACATGAAAGTATTTGGCTTGCTCTAAAAGGATTTGGCTAAAAGCAAATCTACCCGCTAACTGGGCAGAAAAAWAATGTCGCAGTATGATTGTTTTGTAAAGCATAAACGGAATTTCAATCTTACCCAGTTACATTTGAGGACTTTGTAGCATTCAGCCACGAAAGTATCAACAACAATTACATGAACTAACAAGGCACTGAACATCAAACATCAATTAAACATGACACAACGGAACAGGTTTGGAGAACCCTGTTATAACATGCATCTTCCAATTGCGACGTCTGCTTATGCCCACGCATGTTGTCTCAAGaacattttatatttgtaataccctcaaacaccaaacaCCTATTTTGTAATAcctaatttcaaaataggccatcatcactgtcaatcgtgaatgagAGTTATTAATGTTTTACCGGCGAAACTGCATGTGTATTCCAATAACTTGAtagatctcaatcagtttcatgggaatagtCTATGKATTTCGATCTTGTTGAATGACTgtttagagcagatggtgttaacagaCTAACGGCCTTtcctgtattttgtttcaatctaAGCATATATCCTGTTGAGTTTTGGCGCacgatactttttttttttaacaaaccatTCTAAAATCTCATTAGAAATGATTAGGTGTTTTTGGTGAAACAGTAACATTAGTCTATAGGCCTATTatgctatgctattatattcggttCTGTTATGTAAACTAATAAGTCATCGTTATGTGATCTTaccagacattgattcagctttgatctaactttactaaacgaGCACCGTTGTGAGAAGTGATGATCTTctattagtaataataataataagtgattGGTAGGACTATTAGGCTTAGGCAACAGATCTAGATGAGTGTTATTGTAAACGATTGGAGTGCCCTTCATGGTTCCAAAAGGACAGCACCTAAATAAACTTTGGATTTGATTAGCTTGAACACATGGTTACAATATACCCTATTACAGAATAAAATCAAACAGAGGGGTAAATAATCAATTCATATCATTTATTTGCAAAGATTTAATCAATAAATCAATTGATCAAATAGTGATCATAAATCATTACTATGTAGAATTACAAGATGTTCGttttaaaacagccataaaatcATGCTTTTGGTGTGGTGTATTTATGCATCTCAAAAAACTATACTCTAAATGCATTATTACTTCCAACTTGGCCCAATATACTTTTCAATTTTCCCACCACGCCATAGCCTACCAAGCTagaacatttaacctttatttaactaggcaagtcagttaataacaaattattattttacaatgacggcctaccccggccactAACCcgcacgacgctgggccaattgtgcgccaccctatgccCTGCGTCTAAACCAATAGCCAATACAGGCTAAATATCTTAAGCAGGGCTACGGCAACTTCCAGGGAGGTCAGGCTCCTGGGCTTTGTGGCGGCCACTCTGGTTTGGGTGTCCTCGGCGTTGCGGTGACCAAGTGTTCACATATCGTTCTGGGTTCCAATGCGCAATAGCAGGTCGGTGGACTTTTATGAACATCAAGCAGACACAGttaatttagatttatttaattttatataCGTTCTGATGCTTTTAACTTTTCACGCCTCCAACCGGCCTCCCcagtgcacacatgtagcctacagttcttcatcattagccagagagaggacagggaagaaACATCCATTTACCTACCTCTAGgctgctgtagcctacatattTATTGGGTTTGTCATTCTAACGCTATTTATGGAATTTACCCCTCATGTATGTTGTCACAGTTCATATGTGTGAAATGTATTTTAGGACGATATTTGTGCTTTTGGTTGGACAGAGAATTGGGTGCTTTGGAGGCGTACCAGTATAAAGAAGTTGCACAACTTCTAGACATATTTTAACCACAAAAAAAAGATGTAGGCCTATTGACGTGGACCTTTCATTTGTTTAAAATAGATGTTAATGTAGGCTATACATGTTGACAAACGAACACATAATGAAAGCGATGACAAATATGTTTTCGATTTAGCACTTTATTTTTCCTTCAGAATCGATACATCTGTTTTGAGACATGCAATGAAGGGCGCCGGATGTTGCTCTGTTTATGTTGACGCAGGCAACGGACGCTCTAGTGGTACTGTCTGCACAGGGAGCACACCACGATAGCAAGGAACTTCTGGAAAGCACCCTGGACGTCAGCGGTGAAGGCAGCACCCATTCTCGCAGCAACAACAATAGTAAGGCAGTCAGCCAGCAGCTGCAAAAGAAAGGAGCAAATGGACATGTAAAAAAATGCATTCGGGCACACTATTGAGAGTAGAATATGACCTTGTGAAGTATAAAATGATAACTCATTTACCCGGAAGTTGTCGGGATCCACGCGCAATTTATCGGAGTGCAGCACGCTCAGCTCTGTGTAGGTGGCCTTGATGTCATCCATGTTCTTGACAGCCCGGACCAGTCCTTGCAGGACCGTCTTTCCGTGAGCGGCGACCTTTGGGTTTCCCTGGATGGCAGCGGCGTTGGACAGGTTTCCGAAGTTACCGAAATACCTCTGGGTCCAGGGGTACACGATCAAACACCTGGAAGTGAATAATGGAATTATGAGTGACTGCATTAATCATATAATATGCACGAGGTTCAATGTAAATGTAGGTCTATTTTTAAGGAGGTATGAAAAAGAGCAAAGACCTGGAAAGAGCCGCGGGGCCCACGTCATCGTAGTCCATCTTCCCGAAGATGCTCTGGATTGTTTGGCGCTCGAAGTCTGTCCACTGAACCATATTGACGTTTGTGAGGTATCACTCAATATGATATGTACTGTTCATGCTACTGAAGGGACAGCTTATATACGCGTTTTGTCTCCACACCAAAAGCCAGCTATTGGTTTAGCAGTTTTGTGTGGGCTGGGTTAACAATGTTTTGTAGAAATTCATTGCAGTACCACACCAGCCCATTCATAGCCTACTGTAAATTACAACGAAAGGAACAAACCACCAAGACAGGGACGATAgttctcatgtgccttttatgcTCATTCATTAATGACCATCAATATTTATTACCAATtcatatttgaaatgatttaagtGGCGTTGGTGGAGATGTGGACAGTTTAATGTCCCTGTGACTGCCGATGTATAGACAAATCATTCATACTTTTGTTTTCAATAAGTCAAATTAAGAAAAAAGTTCTGCCAAAAGCCGATAAAGAAAATATGTTCCctgccttttattttattttatttaggcctaataaaacatttattattatttatttacttttgtaataatttcttttctttttattaatCTACATTTTATGATGATAAAGCATGTTTTCattcacaatacatttatttcttATTGTCTTTTATTGAATAATATGACAATTACGATATCAAGATGTGTGTGCCTATGTTTTTTCAAGCAAGTGCAAGTTTGAGCAATTATTTAAATAATGATTGTTGTATAATATTAAATGGTTCAAACTAACCTAAATGACCTATTGTAGTTATCTCTATAAGAGCTGGGCCATTATCATGTCAAGTTTGGGTGAGATATCTGATCCAAGACCAGTGCTTCTGGCTTATTGATTATTTCATGAAATAATAACCTGGTCTAAATACTGTTAATGTAGGCATCCAGAAGTCAAACAGTAATGACTTATATCATACAAGGATGAAAGGtcatataatttattttattttattttcatttcacctttatttaaccaggtaggccatttacaacgacctggccaagataaagaaaagcagtgcgacaaaaacaacaacacagacttacacataaacaaacgtacagtcataaTGATTGTGTTATAATAATGATAGCCTGATAATGATGATCATAGTAATGATAATGAAGGTGGTGGTTACATATTACCATAATAATTGCTATTACTATTAATGGCAATGTGGACCCACAGTGGAGTAGTGGGAGTTTTCAACTTTGTGGATAGTGGATATATTTGTGTAATTATTTCACTATCAATAATCTAGGTCtatcaattaaataaataagtaaCTAAACATTAAAACACATATAGCCTACGATTAATCAGGACAGCAGGACAACAACGTTTCAGATTCGATCGGTAGGATTCCTTTATTGCATTTTTTCTTTTAAATTTGCACCCTACAAAGATTGTCAAGTGGAAATCTGTCTCATTGCTTAACGGTACTTCTCAGACAGAGCCAGAAACGTGTCCGTGGCCACGTGCACCTCAGGGGTGAAGTCATCAGGGAACATCATGGCCAGCGTGTTGTGGTTGAAGATCTGGGGATGTGAAGGGAGAGCAGAAACATTATTAGAAGCATATTTCACGAGTATGTTTCTGAAGATTGAAATCCATACATTAAGCTATTACAGTATTCAAACTTCAACGGTTGCTAATGGAAAAAAGTTACTAGTGAGAAAGAAAACAAGgtcatttttactatttactaACCTTGAAGTTGGCAGGATCCACTCTCAACATGAAGGCGTGCAACTCGCTGAGGGTAACGGAGAGACTCGTTGTTGCTTCAACTTCTTGACTTGCTGCCAACCAACTCAGTAAAGCTCACTGTTTCGGGGCTCTTTTTATGTATTGTCTGATCTGCCCAAGCACAATGCTGCTGCCCAGAAACCACCGCCAAAAGAGACCCGTTGGTTATCTCTTACCATAGCGTGTCATCTTAGTTGTTTACAACTCATGGCACACAGCCAAGTATATATAAAATAAGTCATGGGCGCGTGGCAGGGTTATTAAGCCgttattttcttctttcttttagTGGATTTCTTATTATGACATTATTTTGAATGTTATGAATATCGCTGGCAAAAACTGAATAAACTAATGTTGAATGACATACTGACAGTAGAAAAGAGGAGCATATCTTCTTTTTAATGATGTCAACTTTactcaactcctaatattgagccaatgacactcactggagtatctgaccTAGGCTTTGAAAAAGGACCCGCTAATAGGCTAGTGCCGCAAGTGCTGCTGGCTGCTGttaagctttcttgacttggacattCATTTTGCCAACCTTTGTTAATCGAGCTAAACAGCTGCTTttagtgaaaatgtgtttggagttttCACTTCCTCTTCCACCTCATTCCCAAAACATGGGCATGAATATGGAGTTGATTCCCCCTTTgatgcaataacagcctccactcttctgggaaggctttccactagatgttggaacattgctgtggggacttgcttccagtcagccacaagagcattagtgaggtcgggcactgatttgggctataaggcctggctcgcagtcggcatttcaattcatcccataggtgttcaatggggttgaggtcaaggctctgtgcaggccagtcaagttcttccacaccaatgtcgataaaccatttctgtatggtatggacctcactttgtgcatggtgacaatatcatgctgaaacaggaaagggccttccccaaactcttgccccaatgttggaagcacagaattgtctagaaggtcattgtatgttgtagcattaGGATGTCCCTTCACCGGAatgaaggggcctagcccaaaccatgaaaaacaaccccagaccattattcctccttcaccaaactttacagtttatgcattgggacaggtagcgttctcctggcatctgccaaacccaaatTAGTCtgacggactgccagatggtgaagcgtgattcatcactccagagaacgtgtttccgctgctccagagtcGGCAAGCtttaacaccactccagccgaagcttggcattgcgcatggtgatcttaggcttgtgtgcagctgctcggccatggaaagccatttcatgaaacttctgacgaatagttattgtgctgacgttgcttccagaggcagtttggaattccaGAGTGAGTGTTGccaccaaggacagacgatttttatgcgttatgcgcttcagcactcggtagtcccattctgtgagcttgtgtggcctaccactttggggctgagacgttgttgctcctagactttacCACTTCACaattaacagcacttacagttgaccagggcagctttagcagagcagaaatttgacgaactgacttgttgaaaaggtggcatcctatgactgtgccactttgaaagttactgagctcttcagtaaggccattctactgccgatgtttgtctatagaggttgcatggttgtgtgctcgatttcaaacacctgtcagcaacagatgtggctgaaatagccgaacccactaatttgaaggagtgtccacatacttttgtagtgtacttttgtatatacagtatagtgtatcaTTCACCTGATCATAAGACAAGATGTGGATTTTTCCCCCGCTAACTTACTGTGGGGGTCCTTGGGCCGCCGGTTTACCTGGAAcagggtccctgggcaagaacaTTTAGAAGACCCCTGGCTCCTGGAGATGTGGATATTGAATGAAAATGGGTGAACTCCCATTGAAAAGCAGAAGTCCACAAAACTTCAGACCTGGACGCATAGTCAGTAGGGTCAAAGCCTGTGTCACAATTTAAGCTTGTACTTTGTCAACATTTGGCCATACCACGACAACACAAGGATTCTCTTTAGACTGTGAAAATGTcgtgctgaaaggacagctccGCTAATCGGTCAGGTAGCAGCATAGAGACAGCGATGGTCAGGGTGAACTTGGTGGTGCTGAAGAACAGCTCCGCTAATCGGTTCAGGTAGCAGCATAGAGACAGCGATGGTCAGGGTGAACTTGGTGGTGCTGAAGAACAGCTCCGCAATCGGTCAGGTAGCAGCATAGAGACAGCGATGGTCAGGGTGAACTTGGTGGTGCTGAAGAACAGCTCCGCTAATCGGTCAGGTAGCAGCATAGAGACGAGCGATGGTCAGGGTGAACTTGGTGGTGCTGAAGAACAGCTCCGCTAATCGGTCAGGTGCAGCATAGAGACAGCGATGGTCAGGGTGAACTTGGTGGTGCTGAAGAACAGCTCCGCTAATCGGTCAGGTAGCAGCATAGAGACAGCGATGGTCAGGGTGAACTTGGTGGTGCTGAAGAACAGCTCCGCTAATCGGTCAGGTAGCAGCATAGAGACAGCGATGGTCAGGGTGAACTTGGTGGTGCTGAGAACAGCTCCGCTAATCGGTCAGGTAGCAGCATAGAGACAGCGATGGTCAGGGTGAACTTGGTGGTGCTGAAGAACAGCTCCGCTAATCGGTCAGGTAGCAGCATAGAGACAGCGATGGTCAGGGTGAACTTGGTGGTGCTGAAGAACAGCTCCACCAGTTTAGTGAAATCTCACTGATGATGATGGCACACTTTGTCTCAGCAGCTACCAAACATTAGCTACTGTAATATGTTTTGTAGTGTCAtctaataatatattttattggATTCATTTAATTAAATTGATTTGTTTATATTATGTATCTTATAATATAGTTTGTATTTTCCAGGTGTCTTATTGTATATCCATGGACTCAGAGGTACTTTGGAACCTTTGGAGACTTAAACAGCGCAGCGGCTATTATGGGCAATAAAAAGTTGCCAACCATGGCATCACCGTGCTGAACAGCCTGAGCGAGCTGTGCAGAATATGGATGACATCAAGAACACCTACGTCGAGCTGAGCATTCTGCACTCGGAGAAACTTCATGTGGATCCCGACACCTTCAGGGTAAGATTTTGGGTTGAAAAGACGTGTAAATATGGGTACTAATGGAAGTGCctaaaacaaattaacaatatGTTTTTCCTCATTGATTTACATCCAGAGAATATTCTTTTGCAAATAAATGACTAACGTTTCAATCGTTTCCTTTCCCAACTGCTGGGCGACTGCCTCACCATTGTTTTGGCCtgccagatcaaatcaaatcaaatttataaaatagcccttctacatcagctgatatctcaaagtgctgtacgaacccagcctaaaacccaaacagcaagcaatgcaggtgtaaaagcacgtgggctaggaaaactcctagaaaggccaaacctaggaagaaacctagagaggaaccaggctatgaggggtggccagtcctcttctggctgtgccgggtggagattataacagaacatggccagatgttcaaatgttcataaatgaccagcatggtcaaataataattcacgtggttgtcgagggtgcagcacctcaggagtaaatgtcagttggcttttcatagccgatcattaagagtatctctaccgctcctgcggtctctagagagttgaaaacagcaggtctgggacaggtagcacgtccggtgaacaggtcagggttccatagccgcaggcagaacagttgaaactggagcagcagcacggccaggtggactggggacagcaaggagtcatcatgtcaggtcgtcctgaggcatggtcctagggctcaggtcctccgagagagaaagaaagagatagagagaattagagagagcatacttaaattcacacaggacaccggataagacaggagaagtactccagatataaacaactgaccctagcccacgacacataaactaatgcagcataaatactggaggctgagacaggaggggtcaggagacactgtggccccatccgatgtaccccggacagggccaaacaggaaggatataaccccacccactttgccaaggcacagcccccacaccactagagggatatcttcaaccaccaacttaccatcctgagacaaggcgagtatagcccacaaagatatccgccacggcacaacccaagggggggcaccaacccagacaggaagatcacgtcagtgactcaacccactcaagtgacgccaccctcctagggacggcatgaaagagcaccagtaagccagtgactcagccctgtataggttagaggcagagaatcccagtggagagaggggaactggccaggcagagacagcaagggcggttcgttgctccagagccttcccGTTCACCTtcaactcctgggccagactacactcaatcataggacctactgaagagataagtcttcaataaagacttaaaggctgagaccgagtctgcgtctctcacatgggtaggcagaccattccataaaaatggagatctataggagaaagccctgcctccagctgtttgcttagaaattctagggacaattaggagcctgcgtcttgtgaccgtagcgtacgtgtaggtatgtacggcaggaccaatcggaaagataggtaggagcaagcccatgtaacgctttgtaggttaacagtaaaacttgaaatcagcccttgccttaacaggaagccagtgtagggaggctagcactggagtaattgatcaaatttttgggttctagtcaggattctagcagccgtatttagcactaactgaagtttatttagtgctttatccgggtagccggaaagtagagcattgcagtagtctaacctagaagcaacaaaagcatggattaacttttctgcatcatattttggacagaaaatgttgttttttgcaatgttacgtagatgaaaaaaagctgtccttgaaacagt
This window harbors:
- the LOC111980931 gene encoding hemoglobin subunit beta isoform X1, coding for MVQWTDFERQTIQSIFGKMDYDDVGPAALSRCLIVYPWTQRYFGNFGNLSNAAAIQGNPKVAAHGKTVLQGLVRAVKNMDDIKATYTELSVLHSDKLRVDPDNFRVNELSFYTSQGHILLSIVCPNAFFYMSICSFLLQLLADCLTIVVAARMGAAFTADVQGAFQKFLAIVVCSLCRQYH
- the LOC111980931 gene encoding hemoglobin subunit beta isoform X2 — its product is MVQWTDFERQTIQSIFGKMDYDDVGPAALSRCLIVYPWTQRYFGNFGNLSNAAAIQGNPKVAAHGKTVLQGLVRAVKNMDDIKATYTELSVLHSDKLRVDPDNFRLLADCLTIVVAARMGAAFTADVQGAFQKFLAIVVCSLCRQYH